The following proteins are co-located in the Agromyces laixinhei genome:
- a CDS encoding ABC transporter ATP-binding protein, translating to MQIQPSDLGLIARVAELGKRYGTGPGAVTALDDISLGLRRGEFTAIMGPSGSGKSTLMHIMAGLDSPSTGQVWLGDTDITELSDSALTVLRRRRIGFVFQSFNLVPTLDVRGNVLLPFELDGRSPSRDEQAWIDELLDTLGLRPRVGHRPHELSGGQQQRVAIARALATRPDLVFADEPTGNLDSRTGREVLGLLAAASARYGQSIAMVTHDPIAASHADRILFLADGRIVRDAGRSSAEEISAFMLGMERAA from the coding sequence ATGCAGATCCAACCCTCCGACCTCGGTCTGATCGCCCGCGTCGCTGAACTCGGCAAGCGCTACGGAACCGGCCCCGGCGCCGTCACCGCCCTCGACGACATCTCGCTCGGCCTCCGCCGCGGTGAGTTCACCGCCATCATGGGCCCATCGGGGTCGGGCAAGTCGACGCTCATGCACATCATGGCGGGCCTCGATTCGCCGAGCACCGGCCAGGTGTGGCTCGGCGACACCGACATCACCGAGCTCTCCGACTCCGCCCTGACCGTCCTGCGCCGGCGCCGCATCGGATTCGTCTTCCAATCGTTCAACCTCGTGCCGACGCTCGACGTGCGCGGCAATGTGCTGCTGCCGTTCGAACTCGACGGACGCAGCCCGAGCCGCGACGAACAGGCCTGGATCGACGAACTCCTCGACACGCTCGGCCTCCGCCCGCGCGTCGGCCACCGCCCGCACGAACTCTCGGGCGGACAACAGCAGCGCGTGGCGATCGCGCGGGCACTCGCGACCCGTCCCGATCTCGTCTTCGCCGACGAGCCCACCGGCAATCTCGACTCTCGCACCGGTCGCGAGGTGCTCGGCCTCCTCGCCGCAGCGAGCGCCCGCTACGGCCAGTCGATCGCGATGGTCACGCACGACCCGATCGCCGCGAGCCACGCGGACCGCATCCTGTTCCTCGCCGACGGCCGAATCGTGCGCGACGCGGGGCGCTCGAGCGCCGAAGAGATCTCGGCATTCATGCTGGGCATGGAGCGTGCGGCCTGA
- a CDS encoding aminoacyl-tRNA deacylase — protein MAELTGADRVRADAEARGLDVEIIDRPAARSLEEAAELMGITPSDIVKSLVVKRSDGAFVFALVPGGRKISWPKLRTLLSVNKLQLPDASVALAATGYERGTITPLGSTTAWPVVVDASIAGRRVSMGAGEHGRSLFVDADRLIDAFGATVADISDPE, from the coding sequence ATGGCGGAGCTCACGGGCGCGGATCGGGTGCGGGCTGATGCCGAGGCCCGCGGCCTCGACGTCGAGATCATCGACCGACCGGCGGCGCGCAGTCTCGAGGAGGCCGCCGAGCTCATGGGCATCACGCCCTCCGACATCGTCAAGTCACTCGTCGTCAAGCGCAGCGACGGCGCGTTCGTCTTCGCCCTCGTTCCGGGTGGTCGCAAGATCTCGTGGCCGAAGCTGCGCACGCTGCTCAGCGTGAACAAGCTCCAGCTGCCCGATGCCTCCGTCGCGCTCGCCGCGACGGGCTACGAACGCGGCACCATCACGCCGCTCGGATCGACCACGGCTTGGCCGGTCGTCGTCGATGCCTCGATTGCGGGGCGGCGCGTGTCGATGGGCGCAGGCGAGCACGGTCGCAGCCTCTTCGTCGACGCCGATCGGCTCATCGACGCCTTCGGCGCGACCGTGGCCGACATCAGCGATCCCGAGTAG
- a CDS encoding isoprenyl transferase: MSPKPFTHRDAVAYVPLDWTGIYPPELPRGAVPEHVAIVMDGNGRWANKRGLTRIEGHKAGEAALLDVVAGAIQAGVKHLSVYAFSTENWKRSPEEVRFLMGYNRDVLHRRRDQLNEWGVRIRWAGRRPRLWASVITELQFAEQLTAGNDTLTLTMCVNYGGRTEIADAVRSIADDVASGRLRPSAVSEKLIAKRLYVPDLPDVDLFVRSSGEQRTSNFMLWQSAYAEMVFLDTLWPDFSRVDLWNAIGLYAGRSRRFGGAIDAPTVS, encoded by the coding sequence GTGAGCCCGAAGCCCTTCACCCACCGCGACGCGGTCGCCTACGTACCGCTCGACTGGACGGGTATCTATCCGCCCGAACTGCCGAGGGGCGCCGTGCCCGAGCATGTCGCCATCGTCATGGACGGCAACGGCCGATGGGCGAACAAGCGGGGCCTGACCCGCATCGAAGGGCACAAGGCGGGCGAGGCCGCACTGCTCGACGTCGTCGCCGGTGCCATCCAGGCCGGCGTCAAGCACCTCTCGGTCTACGCGTTCTCGACCGAGAACTGGAAGCGGTCGCCCGAGGAGGTGCGGTTCCTCATGGGCTACAACCGCGACGTGCTGCACCGGCGGCGCGACCAGCTCAACGAGTGGGGCGTGCGCATCCGCTGGGCCGGTCGCCGGCCACGCCTCTGGGCCTCGGTCATCACAGAGCTGCAGTTCGCCGAACAGCTGACGGCGGGCAACGACACGCTGACTCTCACGATGTGCGTCAACTACGGCGGGCGCACCGAGATCGCCGACGCCGTGCGGTCGATCGCCGACGACGTGGCATCCGGTCGTCTGAGGCCCTCTGCGGTCTCGGAGAAGCTCATCGCGAAGCGCCTCTACGTGCCAGACCTTCCCGATGTCGACCTCTTCGTGCGCAGCTCGGGGGAGCAGCGCACCTCGAACTTCATGCTGTGGCAGTCGGCGTATGCCGAGATGGTGTTCCTCGACACGCTGTGGCCCGACTTCTCGCGCGTCGACCTGTGGAATGCGATCGGGCTGTACGCGGGCCGAAGCCGTCGATTCGGCGGGGCGATCGACGCGCCGACCGTCAGCTGA
- a CDS encoding trimeric intracellular cation channel family protein, which yields MSSALFTLPLWLDLTAVAIGAIQGAMFAARLTERRIDLLGVALIGIIVGLGGGLLRDLLLNQLPAAMSSNWYLPIATAAALLGMALLRVFTRLNGLIIALDAVTIGMFAAIGTSKALAYGVPVIPAIFVGVVTAVGGSILRDVALNLPIAVMHVGSLYAVAATAGTVLLVVLFSLGVNIFIAATVCVVVTTLTRLGSVRFGWSLPEQRALGSWKVWRRA from the coding sequence GTGAGCTCAGCACTCTTCACCCTTCCGCTCTGGCTCGACCTCACCGCCGTCGCCATCGGAGCGATTCAGGGGGCGATGTTCGCCGCCCGCCTCACCGAACGGCGCATCGACCTGCTCGGCGTCGCCCTCATCGGCATCATCGTCGGCCTCGGCGGCGGTCTCCTGCGCGATCTGCTGCTGAACCAGCTGCCGGCAGCGATGTCGAGCAACTGGTACCTGCCGATCGCAACCGCCGCAGCGCTGCTCGGCATGGCGCTGCTACGGGTCTTCACCCGACTCAACGGCCTCATCATCGCGCTCGACGCCGTGACGATCGGCATGTTCGCCGCGATCGGCACCTCGAAGGCCCTCGCCTACGGTGTTCCCGTCATCCCAGCGATCTTCGTCGGTGTGGTCACCGCCGTCGGCGGCTCGATCCTGCGCGACGTCGCCCTGAACCTTCCGATCGCGGTCATGCACGTCGGCTCGCTCTATGCCGTCGCCGCGACCGCCGGCACCGTGCTGCTCGTCGTGCTCTTCTCGCTCGGGGTGAACATCTTCATCGCCGCGACGGTGTGCGTCGTCGTCACCACGCTCACCCGTCTCGGCTCCGTGCGCTTCGGCTGGAGCCTCCCCGAGCAACGAGCGCTCGGCTCGTGGAAGGTGTGGCGCCGAGCCTGA
- a CDS encoding response regulator — MSGIRVALVDDQALFRAGVRMLIESQPDLEVIGEASDGGAAVELVRRERPDVVLMDVRMPVQDGIAATEQILAAADRDGVAPPRIVVLTTFDLDENAARAIRAGASGFVLKDADPEFLLAAVRTVHQGNQVIAAAATRALFAHVGRGSGRRATPAAWSELTPREREIFGLAARGLSNGEIAASEFLSEATVKTHVSRILAKLGLRDRVQLVVFAYEHELPTAP; from the coding sequence ATGAGCGGCATCCGCGTGGCCCTCGTCGATGACCAGGCGCTCTTCCGTGCCGGAGTGCGCATGCTGATCGAATCGCAACCCGACCTCGAGGTCATCGGGGAGGCGAGCGACGGCGGGGCCGCCGTCGAGCTCGTGCGCCGTGAGCGACCCGACGTGGTGCTCATGGACGTACGAATGCCGGTGCAAGACGGAATCGCCGCCACCGAGCAGATCCTGGCCGCCGCCGACCGTGACGGGGTCGCGCCGCCGCGCATCGTCGTGCTCACGACCTTCGACCTCGACGAGAACGCGGCCCGGGCGATCCGCGCGGGTGCGAGCGGCTTCGTGCTGAAAGACGCCGATCCCGAGTTCCTGCTCGCCGCCGTGCGCACGGTGCATCAGGGCAACCAGGTCATCGCGGCGGCGGCCACGCGAGCGCTCTTCGCGCACGTGGGGCGGGGGAGCGGTCGTCGCGCGACGCCCGCTGCCTGGTCGGAGCTCACCCCGCGCGAGCGCGAGATCTTCGGGCTCGCCGCGCGCGGACTCAGCAACGGCGAGATCGCGGCATCCGAGTTCCTCTCCGAGGCCACGGTGAAGACCCACGTGAGCCGCATCCTCGCCAAGCTCGGCCTGCGCGATCGCGTGCAGCTCGTCGTCTTCGCCTACGAGCACGAGCTGCCGACGGCCCCCTGA
- a CDS encoding DsbA family oxidoreductase: MSEPIKIDIWSDIACPWCYIGKRHLESGIASLGEDAPELDITYHSFELAPDTPVDFEGSEIDFLARHKGMPAERVQQMLEHVTGVAASAGLDYDFDALQHTKTLKAHELLHFAKERGRQLELTERLLRAYFTEGRHLGRVDELVELGAEVGLDADAAREALESGRYAAAVQADIAQAREYGINGVPFFVIEGKYGISGAQPAEVFARAITQVAGERDGAAA; the protein is encoded by the coding sequence GTGAGTGAACCCATCAAGATCGACATCTGGTCCGACATCGCCTGCCCCTGGTGCTACATCGGCAAGCGCCATCTCGAGAGCGGGATCGCATCGCTCGGCGAGGATGCGCCGGAGCTCGACATCACGTATCACTCCTTCGAGCTCGCGCCCGACACCCCGGTCGATTTCGAAGGCTCGGAGATCGACTTCCTCGCGAGGCACAAGGGCATGCCCGCCGAGCGCGTGCAGCAGATGCTCGAGCACGTCACGGGTGTGGCGGCGAGCGCCGGACTCGACTACGACTTCGACGCACTGCAGCACACGAAGACGCTGAAGGCGCACGAACTGCTGCACTTCGCGAAGGAGCGGGGTCGCCAACTCGAACTGACCGAGCGCCTGTTGCGTGCCTACTTCACCGAGGGCCGTCACCTCGGCCGCGTCGACGAACTCGTCGAACTCGGTGCCGAGGTCGGCCTCGACGCCGACGCGGCACGCGAGGCACTCGAATCGGGTCGCTATGCCGCCGCCGTGCAGGCCGACATCGCGCAAGCACGGGAGTACGGCATCAACGGCGTGCCGTTCTTCGTCATCGAGGGCAAGTACGGCATCTCGGGTGCACAGCCCGCAGAGGTCTTCGCCCGGGCGATCACCCAGGTCGCCGGTGAGCGTGACGGAGCAGCCGCGTGA
- the dusB gene encoding tRNA dihydrouridine synthase DusB, with protein sequence MSSTTLSRGPLAIGRLALDVPVVLAPMAGITNTAFRLLCREFGAGLYVSEMITSRALVERTPESMRLITHHESESLRSIQLYGVDPKTVSEAVTMLVAEDRADHIDLNFGCPVPKVTRKGGGAALPWKNGLFRDIVEGAVKAAGDIPLTVKMRKGIDADHLTYLEAGRIAEGAGVAAVALHARTASEFYSGQADWSAIAKLKETVTSVPVLGNGDIWSADDALRMVEETGCDGVVVGRGCLGRPWLFGDLAAAFRPSADSATVTFQPSLGQVAQTFRRHAELLAEFFDSEERGCRDIRKHVAWYFKGYPVGGDLRARLATVESLAQLDELLGTLDWSMPYPGEGAEGPRGRAGTPKKPALPEGWLDSQELVGHDRVTLVGAELDTSGG encoded by the coding sequence ATGTCCTCCACCACACTGTCTCGCGGCCCGCTGGCGATCGGCCGGCTCGCGCTCGACGTGCCCGTCGTGCTCGCCCCCATGGCCGGCATCACGAACACGGCCTTCCGCCTGCTCTGCCGCGAGTTCGGCGCCGGCCTCTACGTCAGCGAGATGATCACCTCGCGTGCCCTCGTCGAGCGCACACCCGAGTCGATGCGCCTCATCACGCACCACGAGTCCGAGTCGCTGCGCTCCATCCAGCTCTACGGCGTCGACCCGAAGACCGTGTCAGAGGCGGTCACCATGCTCGTCGCCGAAGATCGGGCCGACCACATCGACCTGAACTTCGGATGCCCCGTGCCGAAGGTCACCCGAAAAGGCGGCGGCGCGGCGCTGCCGTGGAAGAACGGGCTCTTCCGCGACATCGTCGAGGGCGCCGTGAAGGCGGCCGGCGACATTCCGCTCACCGTCAAGATGCGCAAGGGCATCGACGCCGACCACCTCACCTACCTCGAGGCCGGCCGCATCGCCGAGGGCGCGGGCGTCGCCGCCGTCGCGCTGCACGCGCGCACAGCCTCGGAGTTCTACTCAGGTCAGGCCGACTGGTCTGCCATCGCGAAGCTCAAAGAGACCGTTACGAGTGTGCCGGTGCTCGGCAACGGCGACATCTGGTCGGCCGACGACGCGCTGCGCATGGTCGAAGAGACCGGATGCGACGGCGTCGTCGTCGGGCGCGGATGCCTCGGGCGCCCGTGGCTCTTCGGCGATCTCGCGGCGGCGTTCCGCCCTTCGGCGGACTCGGCGACCGTCACGTTCCAGCCGTCGCTCGGTCAGGTCGCGCAGACGTTCCGGCGGCACGCCGAGCTCCTCGCCGAGTTCTTCGACAGCGAAGAGCGCGGGTGCCGCGACATCCGCAAGCACGTCGCCTGGTACTTCAAGGGCTATCCCGTGGGCGGCGACCTGCGGGCAAGGCTCGCGACCGTGGAGTCGCTCGCGCAACTCGACGAACTGCTCGGCACGCTCGACTGGTCGATGCCCTACCCGGGTGAAGGCGCCGAAGGGCCGCGGGGGCGGGCTGGCACGCCCAAGAAGCCAGCGTTGCCCGAGGGCTGGCTCGACTCGCAGGAGCTGGTCGGCCACGACCGGGTCACCCTGGTCGGCGCCGAACTCGACACGAGTGGCGGCTGA
- the leuA gene encoding 2-isopropylmalate synthase yields the protein MQNTQQPSSMPVHRYRPFHEQIRVDLPDRTWPSKRIEQAPRWCAVDLRDGNQALIDPMSPERKRIMFDLLVKMGYKEIEVGFPSASQTDFDFVRSLIEEGAIPDDVTIQVLTQARDHLIERTYESIVGAKQAIVHLYNSTSILQREVVFRTDKQGIIDIALHGARTCRAMEARVPGTTVYYEYSPESYTGTELEFAVDVCNQVIEIFEPTPERKVIINLPATVEMATPNVYADSIEWMSRHLNHRENVLLSLHPHNDRGTAIAAAELGYLAGADRIEGCLFGNGERTGNVDLVALGVNLFTQGVDPQIDFSDIDEIKRTVEYCNQLPVAERHPWAGDLVYTAFSGSHQDAIKKGFEAMDAEADRRGVALGELEWAVPYLPVDPRDLGRSYEAVIRVNSQSGKGGVAYLLKTDHALDLPRRLQIEFSGVVQAKTDAEGGEVSSDDIWRVFTDEYLPASQDRPDEQWGRFELLSLRTESALNGVVNVRVGLRDGDERVEADASGNGPISAFLAVMGAEGVEVSLRDYVEHTLAASGNSLAAAYVELEVEGRVLWGVGIDADISTASLKAVVSAINRALRSAALVEAEREVVGV from the coding sequence ATGCAGAACACACAGCAGCCGTCATCGATGCCCGTGCATCGCTACCGCCCGTTCCACGAGCAGATCCGCGTCGATCTGCCCGATCGTACGTGGCCGTCCAAGCGCATCGAGCAGGCGCCGCGCTGGTGCGCCGTCGACCTGCGCGATGGCAACCAGGCCCTCATCGACCCGATGAGCCCCGAGCGCAAGCGCATCATGTTCGACCTCCTGGTCAAGATGGGCTACAAGGAGATCGAGGTCGGGTTCCCCTCGGCGAGCCAGACCGACTTCGACTTCGTGCGCAGCCTCATCGAAGAGGGCGCGATTCCCGACGATGTCACCATCCAGGTACTGACACAGGCACGCGACCACCTGATCGAGCGCACCTACGAGTCGATCGTGGGCGCCAAGCAGGCGATCGTGCACCTCTACAACTCGACGAGCATCCTGCAGCGCGAGGTCGTCTTCCGCACCGACAAGCAGGGCATCATCGACATCGCGCTGCACGGTGCGCGCACCTGTCGCGCCATGGAGGCGAGAGTGCCGGGCACGACGGTCTACTACGAGTACTCGCCCGAGAGCTACACGGGCACCGAACTCGAGTTCGCGGTCGATGTCTGCAACCAGGTCATCGAGATCTTCGAGCCCACTCCCGAACGCAAGGTCATCATCAACCTGCCCGCGACGGTCGAGATGGCGACGCCCAACGTCTACGCAGATTCGATCGAGTGGATGTCGCGGCACCTCAACCACCGCGAGAACGTGCTGCTCTCGCTGCACCCGCACAACGATCGCGGCACAGCGATCGCCGCCGCCGAGCTCGGCTACCTGGCCGGAGCCGACCGCATCGAGGGCTGCCTGTTCGGCAATGGCGAGCGCACCGGCAACGTCGATCTCGTCGCGCTCGGCGTGAACCTGTTCACGCAGGGCGTCGACCCGCAGATCGACTTCTCCGACATCGATGAGATCAAGCGCACCGTCGAGTACTGCAACCAGCTGCCCGTGGCCGAGCGCCATCCGTGGGCCGGCGATCTGGTCTACACGGCCTTCTCGGGTTCGCATCAGGATGCGATCAAGAAGGGCTTCGAGGCCATGGATGCCGAGGCCGACCGCCGAGGCGTCGCGCTCGGAGAACTGGAGTGGGCGGTGCCGTACCTGCCCGTCGACCCACGAGACCTGGGCCGCAGCTACGAGGCGGTCATTCGCGTGAACTCGCAGTCGGGCAAGGGCGGGGTCGCGTACCTGCTGAAGACCGACCACGCACTCGACCTGCCGCGTCGCCTCCAGATCGAGTTCTCGGGCGTCGTGCAGGCCAAGACCGACGCCGAGGGCGGCGAGGTCTCGAGCGACGACATCTGGCGCGTCTTCACCGACGAGTACCTGCCGGCATCACAGGACCGCCCCGACGAGCAGTGGGGCCGGTTCGAGCTGCTGTCGCTGCGCACCGAGAGCGCGCTCAACGGGGTCGTCAACGTTCGCGTCGGCCTGCGCGACGGCGACGAGCGGGTCGAGGCCGATGCGAGCGGCAACGGTCCGATCTCCGCGTTCCTCGCCGTGATGGGTGCCGAGGGCGTCGAGGTGTCGTTGCGAGACTACGTCGAGCACACGCTCGCGGCGAGCGGCAACTCGCTGGCCGCAGCCTACGTCGAGCTCGAGGTCGAGGGCCGGGTGCTCTGGGGCGTCGGCATCGACGCCGACATCTCCACGGCATCGCTGAAGGCGGTCGTCTCGGCGATCAACCGTGCGCTCCGCAGCGCAGCGCTCGTCGAGGCCGAGCGTGAGGTCGTCGGGGTCTGA
- the recO gene encoding DNA repair protein RecO, whose protein sequence is MPVYRDEAVVLRTHKLGEADRIVTLLTRQHGKVRAVAKGVRRTGSKFGSRLEPFMVADLQLYEGRSLDVVTQAESLGAYGALITQDYSAYTAANAMVEAADKLTEAEGSLQQYLLLVGALRSLSRREHGAGLTLDSYLLRALALAGWAPSFQDCARCGRAGEHTAVVVQLGGVACDECAPPGTPRIAGSTVALLGALLAGDWAHAEASGDRDRGQASGIIAAYTQWHLERGLRSLPHVSRETTAQ, encoded by the coding sequence GTGCCCGTGTACCGAGATGAAGCCGTCGTGCTCCGCACCCACAAGCTGGGCGAAGCCGACCGCATCGTCACCCTGTTGACCCGGCAGCACGGCAAGGTCCGCGCCGTCGCCAAGGGCGTGCGGCGCACCGGCTCGAAGTTCGGATCGAGGCTCGAGCCGTTCATGGTCGCCGACCTGCAGCTCTACGAGGGCCGGAGCCTCGACGTCGTGACGCAGGCCGAGTCGCTCGGCGCCTACGGCGCCCTCATCACGCAGGACTACTCGGCTTACACGGCGGCGAACGCCATGGTCGAGGCAGCCGACAAGCTCACCGAGGCCGAAGGCTCGCTGCAGCAGTACCTGTTGCTCGTCGGCGCACTGCGCTCGCTCTCACGACGCGAGCACGGCGCGGGCCTCACCCTCGACTCCTACCTCCTGCGCGCGCTCGCTCTCGCGGGGTGGGCGCCGAGCTTCCAGGATTGCGCGCGCTGCGGCAGGGCCGGCGAGCATACGGCCGTCGTCGTGCAACTGGGCGGCGTCGCGTGCGACGAGTGCGCGCCGCCGGGCACGCCCCGCATCGCCGGCTCCACCGTTGCGCTCCTCGGCGCACTGCTCGCCGGCGACTGGGCCCACGCAGAGGCCTCCGGAGATCGCGATCGCGGCCAGGCCAGCGGCATCATCGCCGCCTACACCCAGTGGCATCTCGAGCGCGGCCTCCGCTCGCTGCCCCACGTGTCGAGGGAGACGACCGCACAGTGA
- a CDS encoding ABC transporter permease produces MRTTFAGQWPTLLVAALAGTFGSALLHVTGILAAAIAADDVTGASEMVGLLLVLVATVFIVIAVYVSSVVTANTVATVVAGRTRLIALQRLLGSSARNQRAQIARTGLLVGVAGASVGVIAGTGAAFALERVAVAAELLPATGYDYANPWAALPAVAVVLTTWLASWVGSRRVLKVRPIQAIGNANEHDRDELGNRRGRNITALVFVACGTLLLIIGVVAGLSSPLGVLVGLVGGVVSFTGIVLGADVVMPPVLRLVGRMFGASPAARLAAENAVRHPERSSRMTIGLVIGVTLVTTFAVTMESYRTMLTTAFADRPELLREITPVIDATVAVFSALIGFSAVIAAVGLVNTLSLSVMQRTRELGLLRALGFDRRQLRGMIVAESAALTLAATLTGLLLGFGYGWAGAQSLLGSTQAQGAPALVLPGIPWALFGGLLVAAAVLTVVASVAPARRAMRVSPVAALAVE; encoded by the coding sequence ATGCGCACCACGTTCGCCGGCCAGTGGCCGACCCTGCTGGTCGCGGCGCTCGCGGGAACCTTCGGCAGTGCACTGCTGCACGTGACGGGAATCCTGGCCGCGGCGATCGCGGCCGACGACGTCACGGGCGCTAGCGAGATGGTCGGACTCCTGCTCGTGCTGGTCGCCACGGTGTTCATCGTGATCGCCGTGTACGTGAGCTCGGTCGTCACCGCGAACACGGTGGCGACGGTGGTGGCAGGGCGCACGCGACTCATCGCCCTGCAGCGGCTCCTCGGGTCGAGCGCTCGAAACCAGCGCGCACAGATCGCCCGCACCGGCCTGCTCGTCGGGGTCGCGGGTGCCTCCGTCGGTGTCATCGCAGGCACCGGGGCGGCGTTCGCGCTCGAGCGCGTCGCCGTCGCGGCTGAACTGCTGCCGGCAACCGGGTACGACTACGCGAACCCGTGGGCGGCACTGCCCGCCGTCGCGGTCGTGCTGACGACATGGCTCGCCTCGTGGGTGGGGTCGCGCCGGGTGCTGAAGGTGCGCCCGATCCAGGCGATCGGCAACGCGAACGAGCACGACCGTGACGAGCTCGGCAACCGTCGCGGGCGCAACATCACCGCTCTCGTCTTCGTCGCCTGCGGCACGCTGCTGCTCATCATCGGCGTGGTGGCGGGGCTCTCGTCGCCGTTGGGCGTGCTGGTCGGTCTGGTCGGCGGTGTCGTGTCGTTCACGGGCATCGTGCTCGGCGCCGACGTCGTCATGCCGCCCGTCCTGCGACTCGTCGGGCGGATGTTCGGCGCATCTCCGGCGGCACGGCTCGCAGCCGAGAACGCCGTGCGCCACCCCGAGCGCAGCTCGCGCATGACGATCGGCCTCGTCATCGGCGTGACGCTCGTGACGACGTTCGCCGTGACGATGGAGTCGTACCGCACGATGCTCACGACGGCGTTCGCCGATCGACCCGAGTTGCTGCGTGAGATCACCCCGGTGATCGACGCGACCGTTGCGGTGTTCTCAGCGCTCATCGGCTTCAGCGCCGTGATCGCCGCGGTCGGCCTCGTGAACACGCTGTCGCTGAGCGTCATGCAGCGCACTCGCGAGCTCGGCCTGCTGCGTGCGCTCGGCTTCGACCGGCGACAGCTGCGCGGCATGATCGTCGCCGAGAGCGCGGCACTCACACTCGCGGCCACACTGACGGGCCTGCTGCTGGGATTCGGGTACGGGTGGGCGGGTGCGCAATCGCTCCTCGGCAGTACGCAGGCCCAGGGCGCGCCCGCCCTCGTGTTGCCGGGAATCCCGTGGGCACTCTTCGGAGGGCTGCTCGTCGCGGCGGCCGTGCTCACAGTGGTCGCCTCTGTCGCACCGGCGCGGCGCGCGATGCGGGTCTCACCCGTTGCGGCGCTGGCGGTCGAATAG
- a CDS encoding sensor histidine kinase gives MRISRSKLTIDIVLAGVFGLACLPFALLGNWVDVVALCLFASALAVRRGLPAWSLALAWIGALVQMLMLRDLQLYDAAVLGVLYSSAAHGGRVVRWVGLASAGAGAVLATGYLAVVKPLIDNAGFADPSNVISTVVVTGVLFVASIAVLVLSWTAGLLVRSVRDTREVSRREDAANRERGLVEYRYVVEQERNRIARDMHDVVAHSLAVVIAQADGGRFAAPTRPDAAVEALDTIAGVARGALGDVRLLLAELRHDEAGAPQPVIDDLTGLLERVRSAGLDVRFSEAGQRLPLGTGHQIAVYRIVQEALTNALRHGDVTAPVQLELVWDAAGVTVEIVNSRRADAPTPETHAFRHGIPGMRERAQLAGGTLQIEAGADGMFRVTARIPAQTGSPA, from the coding sequence ATGAGGATCAGCCGCTCGAAGCTCACGATCGATATCGTGCTCGCCGGGGTGTTCGGGCTGGCCTGCCTTCCGTTCGCGCTGCTCGGCAACTGGGTCGATGTCGTGGCGCTCTGCCTGTTCGCATCGGCGCTCGCGGTTCGCCGTGGCCTGCCCGCGTGGTCGCTCGCACTCGCGTGGATCGGTGCCCTCGTGCAGATGCTCATGCTGCGCGACCTGCAGCTCTACGACGCCGCGGTGCTCGGTGTGCTCTACTCGAGCGCGGCGCACGGCGGCCGCGTCGTGAGATGGGTCGGGCTCGCCTCGGCGGGCGCCGGCGCGGTGCTCGCCACGGGATACCTCGCCGTGGTCAAACCGCTCATCGACAATGCCGGCTTCGCCGACCCGTCGAACGTGATCAGCACGGTGGTCGTGACGGGGGTGCTCTTCGTCGCCTCGATCGCCGTGCTCGTGCTGTCGTGGACCGCCGGCCTCCTCGTGCGTTCGGTGCGCGACACCCGCGAGGTCAGTCGTCGCGAAGATGCGGCGAACCGCGAACGCGGGCTCGTCGAGTACCGCTACGTCGTCGAGCAGGAGCGCAACCGCATCGCCCGCGACATGCACGACGTCGTCGCCCACTCGCTCGCGGTCGTGATCGCGCAGGCCGACGGCGGCCGGTTCGCCGCGCCGACGCGGCCGGACGCGGCCGTCGAGGCGCTCGATACGATCGCGGGCGTCGCCCGAGGGGCGCTCGGCGATGTGCGGCTGCTCCTCGCCGAACTCCGCCATGACGAGGCCGGGGCGCCGCAGCCCGTGATCGACGACCTCACGGGTCTGCTCGAGCGGGTGCGCTCCGCCGGACTCGATGTGCGCTTCTCCGAGGCAGGGCAGCGGCTTCCGCTCGGCACCGGGCACCAGATCGCGGTCTACCGCATCGTTCAGGAGGCGCTGACCAATGCACTACGTCACGGCGATGTCACCGCGCCCGTGCAACTCGAACTGGTGTGGGACGCCGCCGGCGTCACGGTCGAGATCGTGAACTCCAGGCGAGCGGATGCCCCGACGCCAGAGACGCACGCGTTCCGGCACGGTATCCCCGGCATGCGTGAACGGGCGCAGCTCGCCGGGGGCACCTTGCAGATCGAGGCGGGCGCCGACGGCATGTTCCGCGTGACCGCCCGCATTCCGGCGCAGACGGGCAGCCCGGCATGA